The Synechococcus sp. RS9916 DNA segment CTGAGGCGGATCAATGAGCACCTATCAGCTTGTGCGGGCCAAGGATTCTCAGGATCTGGCCCGCCGCGCAGCGGAAACCATTGCTACCACCATTGATCTCGCCTTGGATCAGCGTGATCGTGCCCAGATCGCCCTTTCGGGGGGGAGCACTCCCGCTCAGGCCTACTCCCTGTTGGGGCAGCAGCACCTGCCCTGGGATCGGGTTGATGTGCTCCTCGGTGATGAACGCTGGGTCGCTGCTGATGATTCCTCCAGCAATGCCCGCATGTTGCGTCACACCCTCTTCAGCGATGGATTGCCTGGAGCGCAAGCGTGCTTTCATCCGGTGCCGACAGTGGAGCTTGCCAGTGCTGAGGCCAGTGCTGAAGCTTTTTCTGACCTGGTGACACGGGTTTGCGCCGGATCACCTCCGGCGTTTGATCTCATGCTGCTGGGCCTTGGGGATGACGGACACACGGCTTCGCTGTTTCCTGGCACTGAAGCGCCGCTGGTTCAGGATCGCTGGACCACCATTGGTCGAGGCAAAGGGTTGGATCGCATCACCCTGACCGCTCCAGTGCTCTCCGCTGCTCGCCAGGTGGTGTTTCTGGTCAGTGGGGAAGGCAAACGTCAGGCCTTGCGTCGGTTGCTTGATCCGATGGAGTCCCCAGATCGCACGCCCGCCAAGTTGGTCCGTCCCAACACGCCGATTGTGGTTCTCACCGATGAGGCCGCCAGTCAGGGGCTTGCCTGAGTCGCAGTTCTGCGGTCCTCATCTTGTGCTGCCAGGCGGCAAGATGAGATGCGTTCTAGCTCTCAAGCGTGTCCTTTCCTCCCACACCGCCGCCGGAGTCGGTGCAGGTGGTTGCTTCTCCGGAGACCTTTCCGGACTGGACGAGCCTGAATGACACGATCATGGGTGGGCGTAGCCGTGCTGGTTGTCATCCCACGACCGCGGGCTTGGTTTTTGAGGGAGAGGTGGTGGCCGATGGAGGTGGTTTCGTCAGCTGCCGTTCGCCCAACTTCCGTCCTCCTCTCAATCTGAGTGGTTATCAGGGATTGCGTCTTCAGGTGGATGGAGGCGGTCGGACCCTGAAACTCGCGGTGGCCTGCAGCGATGGGGTTTTGGGGCTGACCGAATTGATCCCCGGTGGGTTGCGTTGGGTGGCCCCCATTCACACCCAAGCCGAAGGCACCACGGTGGTGGATGTTCGCTTTGCCGATCTTCGACCCGTGGTTCGGGCCAACCCCGTCACGCTGCCCGTTCGCTTCAATCCTGCTGCTGTGACCAGGCTGCAGCTGCTGTATTCCCGATTTGATGAGGGTGGTCAGGCGAATGCCGGCTTCAAGCCGGGCTCCATTCGGCTGGTGCTGCGATCGATTGAGGCCTTTTGAGATGCTCCCTGAGTTGCGTCCTGACCAAGACGATGCGTCCAATCCGGGGTTGTCTGGGCTGATTGCTGCTGCAGCTGATGTCTGCCGCAAGCCGTTGCGCCATGCCGTGGTGCTGTTGGACGCGGACCATCCTGATCAGCCGATTGGATTAGCGGACCTTTTGGACCGGGGTGATGACCTGAGGTTGCGGCTCGAGTGTCGTGATCAGGATGGGGTGCGCTGGGCTGATCAGGATCTGGAACTTGAGCTCTACCGCAGTGGTGATGATCTCAACCTGATGTTGGGCTGGTGGGATCAGCCCGACCGCCCCTTGTTGTGGCAAGGACAACACCCCGTGTGGATGGATGGCAACACAGGGAAGCGTTGTTCACCCCCGCAGGATGCTGCCCCGCTCGAAGCACTCACCCGTCGCTTGCGGGCGTTGCTTTGCGGCTAAGCCCGCGAGAGTGAGGGTTAGTCCGCGATGTCGGTGGTGGCGCCGCGGCTGGAACTTGAGACCAGGCGCGCATATTTGCCCAGGATCCCTGTGCGGTACTTCGGGGTCGCAGGCGCCCAGGCGTTACGGCGGCGTTCCAGTTCGGCTTCGTCGATGTTCAGTTGAATCAGCAGTTTGTTGGCGTCGACAGTGATGCTGTCGCCTTCATGCACTAGGCCGATGGTGCCACCGACGGCGGCTTCTGGCGCCACGTGGCCGATCACCAAGCCGTAGGAACCACCGGAGAAACGTCCGTCGGTAATCAGGGCCACTTTGTCGAGCAGGCCCTGTCCCACAATTGCGGATGTGGGGCTGAGCATTTCCCGCATGCCGGGACCACCCACCGGGCCTTCGTTGCGAACGACCACCACATCACCGGCCTTGACCTGGTTGTCGAGGATGGCGGCAAGGCAGGTTTCTTCGCTTTCGAACACCCGTGCCGGACCGGTGATCACCGGATTTTTCACACCGCTGATCTTTGCGACGGCACCTTCTGAGGCGAGGTTGCCTTTGAGGATGGCCAGGTGCCCCTTGGCGTACAAGGGATTGGACAGTGGGCGAATGACCTCCTGATCAGCAGGCGGAACCGAAGGCACATCAGCCAACAGTTCCTTCAGGCTTTTGCCTTCGATGGTGCGGCACTCGCCATGGAGTAGTCCTCCATCCAGAAGCAATTTCATCACCTGAGGAATGCCCCCAGCCTGATGAAGATCAACCGTGACAAAACGGCCACTGGGTTTGAGGTCACAGATCACCGGGACCCGCTGACGGATGCGCTCAAAATCGTCGATGCTCAGATCGACGCCGGCAGTGCGGGCAATGGCGAGCAGGTGGAGCACTGAATTGGTGGAGCCACCCACGGCCATAATCACGCTGATGGCGTTTTCAAACGCTTCCTTGGTGAGTAGATCAAGCGGGCGAATGTTGGCTTTGATGGCATCAACAAGCACCTCGGCTGAACGGGCTGCGCTATCAGCCTTCTCGGAGTCTTCCGCCGCCATGGTGGAGCTGTAGGGCAGGCTCAGACCGAGGGTTTCGATCGCAGCACTCATGGTGTTGGCGGTGAACATGCCGCCACAGCTGCCTGCACCGGGGCAGGCATTCTTTTCAATCGCCGTTAGCTGTTCTTCGTCAATCTTGCCGCTGGTGATCTGACCTACGGCCTCAAAGGCACTCACCACGGTGAGATCACAGCCGCCGAGTTTGCCGGGTTTGATGGTGCCGCCATAGACAAAAATGGACGGGATGTTCATGCGGGCCATCGCGAGCATGGCGCCGGGCATGTTTTTGTCGCAGCCACCGACAGCGAGCACCCCATCCATGCTCTGGCCATTGCAGGCCGTTTCGATCGCGTCAGCGATCACTTCCCTGCTCACCAGGGAGTACTTCATTCCTTCCGTGCCCATCGAAATGCCATCGCTGACGGTGATGGTTCCGAAGGTTTGGGGCATGCCGCCGGCCTGACGCGCTGACGCTTCAGCTCGCATCGCCAGATCGTTCAGCCCCACATTGCAGGGGGTGATGGTGCTGTAGCCGTTGGCGATGCCGATGATCGGCTTGCCGAAGTCGGCGTCACCAAAACCGACCGCACGCAACATGGCGCGGTTGGGGGAGCGGGAGATTCCCTGCGTGACGGCGTCGGAGCGGAGCATCGAAAGCAGCCGGCGGGCGGTGAGTGACGTTCCGCCAACCTACCGACGGGCGGGATTGCTCCCTGGGCTCAGTTTTTGGCGCCGAAATCCTCGAGCTGACGGCGCACATCCGCGATGGCTGCGTTGAGTTGCTCAACGCGTTGCTCCAGCTGCACCTCCTGGCCAAGGCGCTCGCTTGACTCCAAGGCTTCGCTTCCGTCTTGGATTCGCGGGGCGTAGAGCATCGACTGTTGGCGCTTGGTGCGTTGTCGACGCTCGGCTTCCGACAGCAGCCACCAGGCCAGGCCCGCAGCCCCCAGAACGGCGCCGCTGATCAGGGTGGCAAAGGTGCCGGAAGCGGATTCGCGCTGGGCCATGGTCAGCAAACTGATGCCATCAGGCTAGAGACTCTGGGCCCGTTCGGATCAGCATTCGTTCCACGGGCGCGCCGATCCCCGGGAGGACGCGACCTGCGTCATCGAGTGCTTCATCGATGCAGGCGGTGTGGAGGGTCAGATCGGGGATGGTTTCCCCCAACACTTTCAAGCCTGGGCTGGCGGCAACGGCTGTGATCACGCGCACGCGGCGCAGATCATCGACGCCTGCTGCGGCCAGGTCTTGCAGGGTTTTCAGCAGGCGCTGGCCATCGCTGACCTGATCGATGAACACCACAATTCCGGCCTGAGACTCGATCTTCTCGGGCACACCGCTCAGGCAGAGCTCAGCATTGGGAAGCACCTGACGGGCCCCTTGCCAGAGCGACAGGCCGCCGGGAAGCAAAGGAATCGCGAGCAGGGGCACTGAGCCCTCGATCACGCTTCCCTCGGTTTCCTGAAGCGGTGTTGTGACGGTTTCACGCCGGTGCGGGAGCCAATCCCGCACCGCTTCGTAGCTCAGCCAACGACCCAGTTCCTCCATGCCCGTGGCAAATAAAGCCGCGGGTGTGCCGGCGTGGCGCAGCACGGTGAGCCAGTGGGCAATCAGGGGATGTGGGGGAACCACCACCCTCAAGGTCTTGGCCATGCGCGTGGATCGGCGAACAACTGCCATAACGTGTCGGTCAAACTACGGCAGGTGCTCCGCTGCCCTGTCTGCTGCCCTGTTGGTGTTGCGCATGCCCGCTTTGTTCCGTCGTTCTGCAATGCGGCTGTTGAATCCCCGCGCGCTCTGCTCTGGCCTGCTCGCAACGCTGGTCTGCTGTGTGATCAGCGTCGCGCTGTTGCCGAGTTCGCCCGCTCAAGCGATTACGGCTCCCGAATTGCGGGGTCAGAAAGCTGTACAGGACATCAGCGCCGATATGCACGGCCGTGATTTGAAGGAAAAGGAGTTCCTGAAGGCGGATCTTCAAGGTGTCGATTTATCCGAGGCTGATCTGCGTGGAGCAGTGATCAATACCTCCCTTCTTCAGGGTTCCGACCTGCGCAGTGCTGACCTCGGCGATGTGGTGGCGTTTGCCAGCCGATTTGACGGAGCTGACCTGCGCGATGCTCGTTTTGTCAATGCGATGTTGATGCAGAGCCGCTTCACCGAAGCGAACATTGAAGGAGCCGATTTCACCAACGCCGTGATCGATCTTCCTCAGCTCAAGGCAATGTGTGCGCGTGCTGAAGGGGTTAACAGCGCCACTGGCATCAGCACCCGTGAAAGCCTGGGTTGTCGTTGATGGCCCGCCTTCCCGTCACGGTGATCACCGGTTTCCTTGGTGCCGGTAAGACCACCCTGCTTCGCCACCTTCTCAGCCAAAGCGGCCAGCGATTGGCTGTGATGGTCAACGAATTCGGCACCGTTGGTCTTGATGGTGACTTGATCCGCAGTTGTGGCTTCTGCCCTGAGGAGGATCTTGAAGGTCGCCTGGTTGAGCTCAACAACGGATGTTTGTGCTGCACCGTGCAGGACGATTTTCTGCCCACGATGCAGACCCTGCTCAAACGGGCCGACAGCCTCGACGGCATCGTGGTTGAGACCAGTGGTCTGGCCCTGCCGCGACCTCTGCTGCAGGCCTTGGAGTGGCCTGAAGTTCGTGCCCAGGTGGTGGTGAATGGTGTGATCACCGTGGTGGATGGTGAAGCCCTGGAGGGTGGCAGTCCTGTGGGCGATCCCGACGCCCTTGAACGTCAGCGGTTAGAGGACCCCAGCCTTGATCACATCGTCGCGATTGAAGAGCTGTTCGAAGATCAACTCCAGGCCGCTGACCAGGTGTTGATCAGCCGCGCTGATCGTCTTGACCCTGGCCAGCTTCAGTCGGTGCGTGATGGCCTGCTGAATCGGGTGCGCAGCGGCACGCCGCTGTTGCCCATTGAGCGGGGAGTCATTGATCCCGCCGTGGTGCTCGGCATGGTTCGACAGGCGTCTGCGGTAGAGGCGGAAGTTGACCACGATCACGATCACGATCACAGCCACGACCACGACCATCACGACCACACGCACGTGGATGCCGTGAGTGGCACGGTGCGTCTAGAGCAATCCATCACCCGCGCCGCTTTAGAGCAACTTTTGCCTGAATTCGCTGTGGCTCATGGCGTGGTGCGCCTGAAAGGGCGCGTGTGGTTGGCCGGCAAAACGTTGCCGCTGCAACTGCAGATGGTGGGCCCTCGTCTGGAAAGCTGGTTTGAAGCGGCACCGGATCACGCCTGGCAACCCAGCTCGGGCGCCGGGGTCGATCTCGTGGTGATTGGGTTCAATCCCCATGCTGCCGAACTGCTCAGTGCTCGCTTGCTGGCGTAAGTCGACGATCCCAGCCCTTCATCAACCAGAGGGCCGTCATCACCAGCAGAGCTGGAACAACCCCCATGCACAAACGAATCATCACCAGTGCGCTGTGGGGTTGTTGAGGCCCCAGAGCGGCCACGTAACCACTCCAGCTCAGGAGGAGACCGAGAGCAAACACTGAACAAGCACTGCCCAGTTTTTGGATTTGAACCATGAAGGCGGTGATCAATCCTGCTGGATGTCCTTGCTGGAGATCAACAGCATCCGGCAGAAACGCCCAGGGCAGCAGGTAGGCAGTCGAGGCCCCTAGTCCAAGCCCCAGCACGGCAGTGATCAGCAGGATCAAAGGCATGCGGTTGGCTGATGCCCAAGGGCTCAGATCGACATGAAGGCCAGGCAGCAACGTGGCCACCAGGCACAGGGTGATCCAGAGGCAGCCTCCGATCAACAGTGCTCTGAACCGGCTGCTGCGATCAGCCACCTGATTCCAGATCCACAGGCCCATCAGCGCCGCCAGTTGGAAGGGGATCAAGAGACCTGTGCTCCAGCTGTGGGGGAGGTGCATCGCATCCCTCAAATAGATGATGGCCACGGGCTGCATGAGCTGAAGGGCGCACCACAGCAGCAAATACAAGACCACCACCCTTAAAAAGAGGGGGTTGGGTAGCAGAGACCGCAATTGGGGGAGTAACCCTCTCTGATCGTGGCTTGGGCGGCGGCACTGCCGAGCAGCAGGAGCGAGACCCAAGGCACTGAGCGAGCTACCGGTGATCAGCACGACGCCTGCGAAGCAACCCAGACGCCAGTACCCCGAAGCGCCGTGGTGGGTGAGCATGGCTCCTGCCACCAGTCCGATCAAGCTCGCCAGCACAGAACCGGTGAAGCGTGCTGTGTTCAGTCGTGTCCGCAACGGGGTGTTGTTGGTCAGCTCTGTGGCCAGCGCTGCATAGGGCAAGTTCACCCCTGAATAGGTGGCTTGGAAAAGACTGGCCACCAGTACAAACCAACAAAAGCGCCAGGGATCTGCAAACGGGGGTACCCACCACATCAGGGCCATCGACAGCCCTAGGGGCACGGCACAGCCGAGTATCCAGGGAATGCGTGGACCGAGCCGGTGTTGGGTGTGGTCCCCAAGCCAACCGATCACTTGATCACTGATCACGTCCCAGATGCGCACCACCATCAGCACGGTGCCGGCCAGCCAGGCGGGAAGTCCGGCAACCGCTGTGTAAAACACAAAGAGGTAAAACCCCACCAGAGCTGCTGCCATGCCTGTGCCCGCATCGCCGATGCCGTAGGCCAGCAGGGTGCGTCTCCGCAAGCCCCCTGAGGCGTCAGCGATGTCGGCGTGCATGTCAGTTGGTCACCACCAGCTCACGAATTTTGGCCTTGTTCACTTGGCGCGCCAATTCGAGAAGATCGTTGCGCTTGATCAAGCCAATGCAGCCCAGCGTTCCGCTGTTGGCACCCAGTCCTGCGCTGGGGTCTTGGTGAATGCCCAGCACGCGTCGCCCCGTGGGGAAGGTGGGCTCGATGCCAATCCAGATGGGGCCAAGTTCGGGATAGGCCCCTGCGGCCAGTGGTTCCACTGGGCCAAGGATGTAGTGCCCTGCGGGTAGCGGAGCGCGGCTGCCGAGGCGGTCACGGTCAGCACTCTGGCGATTGGCCCTGCCGCTGACGGCATCGAACTGACGCACCGGCTGGCCTGGGATTTCCAGACGAAGACTCCAGATTGGATCGCCGGTGCTGGGCAAGCGGCGATGGGTCTTCTCCAGCACCAGAACCGACGTCCCCTCCTCCTGCAGCTTGGCGAGCAGCTCTGCCGGTGAGGCCCGGTGCTGTTGCGTGTCGCTGTGGCTTCGGGCGGCCACACTGCTGCGCGTTGTCTCGTTGGGCGTGGCCAAGCGGATGGCCAGAGCCTCGTTCAGGGTCAGGGCTTGGCCTGGGCTGGCGAACGACACTCCGGCGCTGATCAGGATCAGTAGGCGCGACAGACGGTCCGGCAGCATCGATCAGGCGAAAGGGGATGCCGAAACTACGGATTGTTTTTATCGCTCCCGAAAAGAAAAGCCAGTTTTCAGTCCGGACTTAGGTCTTTGCTGAGACGGGCGCGCCTTCTCCGGTCGTGCTGCCCTGCAGGGGGGCAAAGGCGGTTTCGCGCGTGAATCCCACGGCGGTCACCAGGGTGACCACCCCAGCACCCACTAAAAGCAAGGCGGGGCTTGTTGGATGGCCGCTGTGCATCACCAGCCAGGTGGCTGCCAGCGGAGTCAGTCCCCCGATCCAGCCTTCCGCAAGGTTGAACGCGAGTGCCAGGCCTGTGTTGCGAATCGCCTGCGGCATCAGTTCCACATTGGCTGCGTTTTTGGCTCCGGCCAGAATGGCGACGGCCATCACCAGCCCCAGCTCCCCTCGCCAGATCGTCGAGGGATCGTGGCTCTGCAGCAGATGGAGCACGGGCCAGGCTCCCAGCACAAGCCAGCCTGAGCCCAGGATGAACATCGGTTTTCGGCCGACTCGA contains these protein-coding regions:
- a CDS encoding MFS transporter; the encoded protein is MHADIADASGGLRRRTLLAYGIGDAGTGMAAALVGFYLFVFYTAVAGLPAWLAGTVLMVVRIWDVISDQVIGWLGDHTQHRLGPRIPWILGCAVPLGLSMALMWWVPPFADPWRFCWFVLVASLFQATYSGVNLPYAALATELTNNTPLRTRLNTARFTGSVLASLIGLVAGAMLTHHGASGYWRLGCFAGVVLITGSSLSALGLAPAARQCRRPSHDQRGLLPQLRSLLPNPLFLRVVVLYLLLWCALQLMQPVAIIYLRDAMHLPHSWSTGLLIPFQLAALMGLWIWNQVADRSSRFRALLIGGCLWITLCLVATLLPGLHVDLSPWASANRMPLILLITAVLGLGLGASTAYLLPWAFLPDAVDLQQGHPAGLITAFMVQIQKLGSACSVFALGLLLSWSGYVAALGPQQPHSALVMIRLCMGVVPALLVMTALWLMKGWDRRLTPASEH
- the pgl gene encoding 6-phosphogluconolactonase, translating into MSTYQLVRAKDSQDLARRAAETIATTIDLALDQRDRAQIALSGGSTPAQAYSLLGQQHLPWDRVDVLLGDERWVAADDSSSNARMLRHTLFSDGLPGAQACFHPVPTVELASAEASAEAFSDLVTRVCAGSPPAFDLMLLGLGDDGHTASLFPGTEAPLVQDRWTTIGRGKGLDRITLTAPVLSAARQVVFLVSGEGKRQALRRLLDPMESPDRTPAKLVRPNTPIVVLTDEAASQGLA
- a CDS encoding pentapeptide repeat-containing protein: MPALFRRSAMRLLNPRALCSGLLATLVCCVISVALLPSSPAQAITAPELRGQKAVQDISADMHGRDLKEKEFLKADLQGVDLSEADLRGAVINTSLLQGSDLRSADLGDVVAFASRFDGADLRDARFVNAMLMQSRFTEANIEGADFTNAVIDLPQLKAMCARAEGVNSATGISTRESLGCR
- a CDS encoding L,D-transpeptidase → MLPDRLSRLLILISAGVSFASPGQALTLNEALAIRLATPNETTRSSVAARSHSDTQQHRASPAELLAKLQEEGTSVLVLEKTHRRLPSTGDPIWSLRLEIPGQPVRQFDAVSGRANRQSADRDRLGSRAPLPAGHYILGPVEPLAAGAYPELGPIWIGIEPTFPTGRRVLGIHQDPSAGLGANSGTLGCIGLIKRNDLLELARQVNKAKIRELVVTN
- the cobW gene encoding cobalamin biosynthesis protein CobW, translated to MARLPVTVITGFLGAGKTTLLRHLLSQSGQRLAVMVNEFGTVGLDGDLIRSCGFCPEEDLEGRLVELNNGCLCCTVQDDFLPTMQTLLKRADSLDGIVVETSGLALPRPLLQALEWPEVRAQVVVNGVITVVDGEALEGGSPVGDPDALERQRLEDPSLDHIVAIEELFEDQLQAADQVLISRADRLDPGQLQSVRDGLLNRVRSGTPLLPIERGVIDPAVVLGMVRQASAVEAEVDHDHDHDHSHDHDHHDHTHVDAVSGTVRLEQSITRAALEQLLPEFAVAHGVVRLKGRVWLAGKTLPLQLQMVGPRLESWFEAAPDHAWQPSSGAGVDLVVIGFNPHAAELLSARLLA
- a CDS encoding uracil phosphoribosyltransferase; its protein translation is MAKTLRVVVPPHPLIAHWLTVLRHAGTPAALFATGMEELGRWLSYEAVRDWLPHRRETVTTPLQETEGSVIEGSVPLLAIPLLPGGLSLWQGARQVLPNAELCLSGVPEKIESQAGIVVFIDQVSDGQRLLKTLQDLAAAGVDDLRRVRVITAVAASPGLKVLGETIPDLTLHTACIDEALDDAGRVLPGIGAPVERMLIRTGPESLA
- the ilvD gene encoding dihydroxy-acid dehydratase; this encodes MLRSDAVTQGISRSPNRAMLRAVGFGDADFGKPIIGIANGYSTITPCNVGLNDLAMRAEASARQAGGMPQTFGTITVSDGISMGTEGMKYSLVSREVIADAIETACNGQSMDGVLAVGGCDKNMPGAMLAMARMNIPSIFVYGGTIKPGKLGGCDLTVVSAFEAVGQITSGKIDEEQLTAIEKNACPGAGSCGGMFTANTMSAAIETLGLSLPYSSTMAAEDSEKADSAARSAEVLVDAIKANIRPLDLLTKEAFENAISVIMAVGGSTNSVLHLLAIARTAGVDLSIDDFERIRQRVPVICDLKPSGRFVTVDLHQAGGIPQVMKLLLDGGLLHGECRTIEGKSLKELLADVPSVPPADQEVIRPLSNPLYAKGHLAILKGNLASEGAVAKISGVKNPVITGPARVFESEETCLAAILDNQVKAGDVVVVRNEGPVGGPGMREMLSPTSAIVGQGLLDKVALITDGRFSGGSYGLVIGHVAPEAAVGGTIGLVHEGDSITVDANKLLIQLNIDEAELERRRNAWAPATPKYRTGILGKYARLVSSSSRGATTDIAD
- a CDS encoding CIA30 family protein, with amino-acid sequence MSFPPTPPPESVQVVASPETFPDWTSLNDTIMGGRSRAGCHPTTAGLVFEGEVVADGGGFVSCRSPNFRPPLNLSGYQGLRLQVDGGGRTLKLAVACSDGVLGLTELIPGGLRWVAPIHTQAEGTTVVDVRFADLRPVVRANPVTLPVRFNPAAVTRLQLLYSRFDEGGQANAGFKPGSIRLVLRSIEAF